From the Sebastes fasciatus isolate fSebFas1 chromosome 3, fSebFas1.pri, whole genome shotgun sequence genome, one window contains:
- the cabp4 gene encoding calcium-binding protein 4 yields MSLKSAKGGPESRPSFAASASPRGGRPAAAGRSPVSTRFRKKALQLSLSKKFCSKSPSAKEKGSVEEDAGRNSKRSLSNSSAVAAAYISFLNKLFGQERELMPEELDELQVAFKEFDYDADGFIHYKDIAECMRTMGYMPTEMEIIEIIQQIKMKWGGHVDFDDFCELMGPRMLAETAHMVGVKELRCAFKQFDCDGDGKITLDELKEGMKTLLGEKLKKGELEEILGDIDLNKDGTIDFDEFVMMLSAR; encoded by the exons ATGTCTTTGAAAAGTGCAAAGGGAGGACCAGAAAGTCGACCGTCCTTTGCTGCCAG CGCGTCTCCACGAGGGGGGAGGCCTGCAGCCGCTGGCAGATCGCCCGTTTCGACGAGATTCAGAAAAAAGGCTCTTCAGCTCAGCCTCTCCAAGAAATTCTG CTCAAAGTCACCGTCGGCCAAGGAGAAGGGCTCTGTGGAGGAGGACGCAGGTCGGAACAGTAAGAGGAGCCTCAGCAACAGCTCAGCGGTGGCCGCTGCCTACATTTCCTTCCTCAACAAACTCTTTGGACAG GAGAGAGAGCTGATGCCAGAGGAGTTGGATG aGCTCCAGGTGGCCTTTAAGGAATTTGACTACGACGCGGATGGCTTCATCCATTACAAAGACATCGCAGAGTGCATGAGGACCATGGGCTACATGCCTACAGAGATGGAGATCATCGAGATCATCCAGCAAATCAAGATGAAAT GGGGTGGTCATGTGGACTTTGATGATTTCTGCGAGTTAATGGGGCCGAGGATGCTGGCTGAGACGGCTCATATGGTCGGGGTGAAGGAGCTCCGCTGCGCCTTCAAACAG TTTGACTGTGATGGCGATGGAAAGATCACGCTTGATGAGCTGAAGGAGGGCATGAAGACCCTCCTGGGGGAGAAGCTGAAGAAAGGCGAGCTGGAGGAGATCCTCGGCGACATTGACCTCAACAAAGACGGCACCATTGACTTTGATG AGTTCGTTATGATGCTTTCTGCACGGTGA